One genomic segment of Hydrocarboniclastica marina includes these proteins:
- the hflC gene encoding protease modulator HflC produces MTPKGLVALVAAFIVILLVSATVYVIPETHRGVLLRFGELVETDIQPGLHFKLPWIDESRTFDTRVLLLDVTTNRYLTIEKKPLDVDSYVTWQIQDVDQFYRSTGGDEMRAVSLITSRVDTGLRNEFAGRTMYEVISGERDALVDNLTESVDKLVEEEFGVKVRDIRVRAIELPGEVSQNVFRRMSTEREKEAQEYRSRGRELAEGIRADADRQRTIVLAEAFREAEEVRASGDRVAAKTYADAYDQNPEFFKLFRSLRAYEETFKDKGDMLVLDANSDFLRFMNDMQATGSASGNN; encoded by the coding sequence ATGACACCTAAAGGTTTAGTAGCGCTTGTCGCGGCGTTTATCGTCATTCTTCTGGTGTCTGCCACGGTTTATGTGATCCCCGAGACCCACCGCGGTGTATTGCTGCGGTTCGGTGAGCTGGTAGAAACCGATATCCAGCCCGGGCTTCACTTTAAGCTGCCGTGGATTGATGAGAGCCGGACGTTCGACACCCGGGTGCTTCTTCTGGATGTCACCACCAATCGCTATCTCACCATCGAGAAGAAGCCGCTCGACGTGGACTCGTATGTGACCTGGCAGATTCAGGATGTGGACCAGTTCTACCGTTCGACCGGTGGGGATGAAATGCGCGCGGTCAGCCTGATTACCTCGCGTGTGGACACCGGTCTGCGGAACGAATTCGCTGGCCGTACCATGTACGAAGTTATCTCTGGAGAGCGTGATGCGCTGGTCGATAACCTGACCGAGTCGGTCGATAAACTGGTCGAGGAGGAGTTCGGGGTCAAGGTACGCGATATCCGGGTACGGGCAATTGAGCTGCCAGGCGAAGTGAGTCAGAACGTCTTCCGGCGGATGAGCACAGAGCGTGAAAAAGAAGCTCAGGAGTATCGTTCGCGTGGTCGGGAACTGGCCGAGGGCATTCGGGCCGATGCTGATCGGCAGCGCACCATCGTACTGGCTGAGGCATTCCGTGAGGCTGAAGAAGTCCGTGCATCAGGTGACCGTGTTGCAGCCAAGACCTATGCTGATGCCTATGACCAGAACCCAGAGTTCTTCAAACTCTTCAGGAGCCTGCGTGCCTACGAAGAGACATTCAAGGACAAGGGCGACATGCTGGTGCTTGATGCCAATAGCGACTTCCTGCGTTTCATGAACGACATGCAGGCCACCGGTAGCGCGTCCGGGAATAACTGA
- a CDS encoding adenylosuccinate synthase, whose product MGKNVVVLGTQWGDEGKGKIVDLLTDQVAAVVRFQGGHNAGHTLVIEGEKTALHLIPSGILREHVICLIGNGVVVAPDALFKEIRELEARGVEVRERLRVSYACPLILPTHVALDLAREARRGNAKIGTTGRGIGPAYEDKVSRRGLRIGDLADPGAFAEKLSELMGYHNFVLTQYYGAEEVDFQKTLDQMMEWGQELLPLAADVTGMLHDYRKQQKNMLFEGAQGSLLDIDLGTYPYVTSSNTTAGGTATGSGFGPLYLDYVLGITKAYTTRVGSGPFPTELFDDAGAYLAKKGHEFGTTTGRARRCGWFDAVALRHAIQINSVSGICLTKLDVLDGLETVKVCVGYKTPQGELQRPPIGCDLYDQIEPIYEELPGWAKSTVGLTAMEQLPANARAYIAFLEKQIEAPIDIISTGPDRVETITLRHPFV is encoded by the coding sequence ATGGGTAAAAATGTTGTAGTTTTAGGCACCCAATGGGGTGACGAAGGCAAGGGTAAGATCGTTGATCTTCTCACCGATCAGGTTGCCGCAGTGGTCCGTTTTCAGGGGGGGCACAATGCCGGGCACACGCTGGTGATAGAAGGCGAGAAAACAGCCCTGCATCTGATTCCGTCCGGCATACTCCGGGAGCACGTCATCTGCCTCATCGGTAATGGTGTCGTTGTGGCGCCTGATGCGCTGTTCAAGGAAATCCGTGAACTGGAAGCGCGCGGGGTTGAAGTAAGAGAACGCCTGCGGGTGAGTTACGCGTGTCCTCTTATTTTGCCGACGCATGTTGCTCTTGATCTGGCGCGTGAGGCGCGTCGCGGAAATGCCAAGATCGGGACCACCGGACGGGGAATAGGCCCGGCCTATGAAGACAAAGTGTCCCGCCGTGGCTTGCGGATCGGCGACCTTGCCGACCCAGGGGCTTTCGCGGAGAAGCTTTCGGAGTTGATGGGCTATCACAACTTCGTCCTTACCCAGTATTACGGCGCTGAGGAAGTCGACTTCCAGAAGACACTCGACCAGATGATGGAGTGGGGCCAAGAGCTGCTACCTCTCGCCGCGGATGTCACCGGGATGCTCCATGATTATCGTAAACAGCAGAAAAATATGCTGTTTGAGGGCGCGCAGGGCTCACTGCTGGATATCGACCTGGGAACATACCCCTACGTCACCTCATCGAACACAACGGCCGGGGGGACGGCGACAGGCAGCGGCTTCGGGCCGCTCTATCTGGACTATGTGCTGGGAATCACCAAAGCCTATACCACGCGAGTCGGGTCGGGGCCTTTCCCTACCGAGTTATTCGATGACGCGGGGGCCTATCTGGCTAAAAAAGGCCATGAGTTCGGAACCACAACCGGGCGTGCCCGCCGCTGCGGTTGGTTCGACGCGGTCGCGTTACGGCACGCTATCCAGATCAACAGTGTCTCCGGGATCTGTCTGACCAAACTGGATGTTCTCGATGGGCTCGAGACTGTAAAGGTTTGCGTGGGATACAAAACGCCCCAGGGTGAACTGCAGCGGCCGCCGATTGGCTGCGACCTCTATGACCAGATAGAGCCGATCTACGAAGAACTGCCCGGCTGGGCTAAAAGCACCGTCGGCCTTACTGCTATGGAACAGCTACCTGCCAACGCTCGGGCCTACATTGCTTTTCTGGAGAAGCAGATTGAGGCGCCCATCGACATTATCTCCACCGGCCCAGACCGGGTCGAGACCATCACGCTAAGACACCCTTTCGTCTAG
- a CDS encoding serine/threonine protein kinase produces MVVETTGHPYEALTPDTILDAVEAAGYAINGRLFPLNSYENRVYQVGIEDSTPVIVKFYRPDRWTPEQILEEHAFVADLEAGEIPVVAALPGADGRTLFEHAGFHFAVFPQRGGQAPDTSEKDTLYRLGQWLGRLHAIGSVKPYETRPSIRILDDLRESRDFLVQSDFIPGDLLPAYTSLLRDLEPRIEAALDQAGDVETARLHGDCHGGNLLVRDERILMVDFDDSRQGPPIQDLWLLLNGDHRERGHQLAELLEGYEQFNSFNRRERILIEPLRTLRVVRHAAWLGQRWSDPTFPMHFPWFGQPRFWSDHILMLREQLSALDEPPLSLAP; encoded by the coding sequence ATGGTAGTTGAGACGACGGGCCATCCCTATGAAGCCCTCACACCCGATACTATCCTGGATGCTGTTGAGGCGGCCGGCTATGCCATTAACGGCCGGCTGTTCCCCCTTAACAGTTACGAAAATCGGGTGTACCAGGTAGGCATCGAGGACAGCACCCCGGTGATCGTCAAATTTTACCGACCCGACCGCTGGACACCCGAGCAGATTCTCGAAGAGCACGCCTTTGTAGCGGATCTTGAGGCGGGCGAAATCCCCGTCGTGGCTGCTCTCCCTGGCGCTGACGGTCGAACACTGTTCGAGCACGCCGGGTTCCATTTCGCAGTATTCCCCCAGCGAGGGGGGCAGGCGCCCGATACCAGTGAGAAAGATACCCTGTACCGCCTGGGGCAATGGCTGGGACGGTTACACGCGATCGGCTCGGTAAAACCGTATGAGACTCGACCCAGCATCCGGATACTTGATGATTTGCGGGAGAGCCGGGATTTTCTGGTGCAGAGTGATTTCATACCGGGCGACCTCCTCCCCGCTTACACCAGCTTGCTGCGGGATCTCGAGCCGCGCATAGAAGCTGCGCTTGACCAGGCCGGTGATGTCGAAACAGCCCGTCTGCACGGGGACTGTCACGGCGGCAACCTGCTGGTGCGGGACGAGCGCATCCTCATGGTTGATTTTGACGACTCGCGCCAGGGGCCGCCCATCCAGGACCTGTGGCTACTTCTGAATGGCGACCATCGCGAGCGCGGCCATCAACTGGCCGAGCTGTTGGAAGGGTATGAGCAGTTCAACAGTTTCAACCGTCGCGAGCGCATTCTGATCGAGCCGCTGCGAACGCTTCGCGTGGTGCGTCATGCCGCGTGGCTGGGACAACGCTGGTCTGATCCTACGTTCCCCATGCACTTTCCCTGGTTCGGGCAACCCCGGTTTTGGTCAGACCATATCCTGATGCTAAGGGAACAACTATCGGCATTGGACGAGCCGCCGCTTTCGTTGGCGCCCTGA
- the cmoA gene encoding carboxy-S-adenosyl-L-methionine synthase CmoA, translated as MPTERDRIFTQAGTRPGSFQFDDAVARVFPDMIRRSVPGYTTIIPMIGVITSRFAQPDTNLYDLGCSLGASTLAMRHGAQHASCRVIAVDNSSAMIERCQHHIALDDNAVQVQLRCEDLLDSTIENASVVTLNFTLQFVPPDQRSSLLRRIHEGMVDGGALILSEKISFEDDDEQSWQSLLHHDFKRANGYSDLEISQKRSALEQVLVPETLTAHRQRLLDAGFTRVVLWYQCFNFVSLVALANRQKNDPAPSA; from the coding sequence ATGCCTACCGAGCGTGACCGTATTTTTACCCAGGCCGGAACCCGACCTGGCAGTTTTCAGTTCGATGACGCGGTCGCGCGCGTCTTCCCGGACATGATTCGTCGCTCGGTTCCCGGTTACACCACCATCATACCCATGATTGGCGTCATAACTTCGCGCTTCGCCCAGCCGGACACGAACCTCTACGACCTGGGCTGCTCCCTTGGCGCTTCGACCCTGGCCATGCGACACGGTGCCCAACATGCGTCGTGCAGGGTGATCGCTGTGGATAATTCGTCGGCGATGATAGAGCGCTGCCAGCATCACATCGCGCTTGATGACAACGCTGTCCAGGTCCAGTTACGCTGCGAGGATCTGCTGGACTCCACAATTGAGAACGCGTCCGTGGTGACGCTCAACTTTACCCTGCAGTTCGTTCCTCCGGATCAGCGCTCGAGCCTGCTGAGGCGGATTCACGAGGGCATGGTCGACGGTGGCGCCCTCATCCTTTCTGAAAAAATATCTTTTGAAGACGATGACGAGCAATCATGGCAAAGCCTGCTGCACCACGATTTCAAGCGGGCCAATGGCTATTCTGACCTAGAGATAAGCCAGAAGCGTTCCGCACTGGAGCAGGTTCTTGTCCCTGAAACCCTGACAGCGCATCGACAACGACTGCTGGATGCCGGCTTTACCCGCGTTGTTCTCTGGTACCAATGCTTCAACTTCGTTTCCCTCGTAGCTCTGGCCAATAGACAGAAAAATGACCCTGCCCCATCCGCTTGA
- the cmoB gene encoding tRNA 5-methoxyuridine(34)/uridine 5-oxyacetic acid(34) synthase CmoB — MTLPHPLDLSRHWRDLYDPLLTHLCETGNAAWAGQLQNQLLQRFVSHPHGDLERWQNAYNGLPVSAAAKVLPNRSAVAVTANEPDQPDMRLGSLQPELEHALRGLMPWRKGPFEFFGLSVDTEWRSDWKWDRVAPHLSDLTGRTVLDVGCGSGYHCWRMWGAGASRVIGIDPGLLFLMQFLSLKRYDNAAPVDLLPIRVEDLPPDMAYFDTVFSMGILYHRRSPIDHLLDLKATLKPGGEVVLETLVIAGNEGEVLMPEDRYAMMRNVWFIPSSRSLKRWLARAGFVDIRVVDESLTSTEEQRATDWMQFQSLSDFLDPSDPSKTAEGYPAPLRATLIARKPR; from the coding sequence ATGACCCTGCCCCATCCGCTTGACCTGAGCCGCCACTGGCGCGACCTGTATGACCCTCTGCTGACGCACCTGTGTGAGACAGGCAATGCAGCCTGGGCCGGCCAGCTGCAGAATCAGCTTTTGCAGCGGTTTGTGAGTCACCCCCATGGTGACCTAGAGCGCTGGCAGAACGCTTATAACGGGTTACCCGTCTCCGCGGCCGCCAAGGTGCTGCCGAACCGATCAGCTGTAGCGGTTACCGCGAACGAACCGGATCAACCTGACATGAGGCTTGGCAGTCTTCAGCCAGAGCTGGAGCATGCCCTGCGAGGTCTGATGCCGTGGCGCAAAGGGCCATTCGAGTTTTTCGGTCTCAGTGTTGACACGGAGTGGCGCTCGGACTGGAAATGGGACCGGGTCGCGCCGCACCTCAGCGACCTGACGGGGCGGACCGTTCTGGATGTCGGCTGCGGCTCCGGTTACCACTGCTGGCGCATGTGGGGCGCCGGCGCTAGCCGCGTCATAGGCATAGACCCGGGCTTACTGTTCCTGATGCAATTCCTCAGTCTCAAACGGTACGACAACGCGGCGCCGGTCGATCTGCTGCCGATCCGCGTGGAAGACCTGCCCCCCGACATGGCTTACTTTGATACGGTTTTTTCCATGGGCATTCTCTATCACCGCCGCTCGCCGATAGACCACCTGCTGGACCTCAAAGCGACGCTGAAACCGGGCGGCGAAGTCGTGCTGGAAACACTGGTGATCGCAGGGAATGAAGGCGAAGTGCTCATGCCCGAGGACCGCTACGCCATGATGCGCAACGTCTGGTTTATTCCCAGCAGCAGGTCACTCAAGCGCTGGCTGGCACGAGCCGGCTTTGTTGACATTCGGGTCGTCGATGAAAGCCTGACCTCCACAGAGGAGCAACGCGCCACCGACTGGATGCAGTTTCAGTCGCTTTCTGACTTTCTCGACCCAAGCGATCCTTCAAAGACGGCGGAGGGCTACCCCGCCCCGCTGCGGGCCACTCTTATTGCCCGCAAGCCCCGCTAA
- a CDS encoding ATP phosphoribosyltransferase regulatory subunit — MTVSDRWLLPDGVEDLLPPTALRIEALRRELLDSWQRWGYQLISPPMIEYLESLLTGTGNDLDLQTFKLTDQLTGRLMGVRADMTPQAARIDAHGLQSKGVTRLCYAGHVLHTRPLSLTGGRAPLQVGCELFGSSALAADEEIVVLMLEALAVAGVARVHLDLAHVVIYQELVAAAGLSDKKQKAVFDAVRRKSVPELHELLGNQPAGSAGAQLLALAPLVGGREVLAQASEILGTASERIKKALGDLEYVADRVSARFPDVSLGFDFCELRGYNYHTGLVFAAFGAGGEQALAQGGRYDAIGEDFGRGRPATGFSADLRRLTLLADSSDVVDHRAIYAPAVDDPDLQRRVSELRRCETVIQALPDEDSHRARSQCDRQLVQRDGKWHIEALNAQ; from the coding sequence ATGACGGTATCCGACCGCTGGCTACTCCCGGACGGAGTGGAAGACCTCCTGCCACCGACTGCGCTGCGTATTGAAGCGTTGCGCCGGGAGTTGCTGGATTCCTGGCAGCGGTGGGGTTACCAACTGATATCTCCACCGATGATCGAATATCTGGAGTCCCTCCTCACTGGCACTGGCAACGACCTGGACCTGCAAACGTTCAAACTAACCGATCAGTTGACAGGCAGGTTGATGGGCGTTCGGGCCGATATGACGCCTCAGGCCGCGCGTATCGACGCTCACGGGTTGCAGAGTAAAGGTGTAACCCGACTTTGCTATGCCGGGCATGTGCTTCATACACGCCCCCTCAGCCTCACCGGCGGCAGAGCGCCGCTTCAGGTCGGCTGTGAGTTGTTCGGCAGCAGTGCGTTGGCTGCAGACGAGGAAATTGTCGTGCTGATGCTCGAAGCGCTCGCGGTAGCAGGCGTTGCACGGGTGCACCTGGATCTGGCTCACGTTGTTATTTACCAGGAGCTGGTCGCTGCGGCCGGGCTTAGCGATAAAAAGCAGAAGGCGGTATTCGACGCCGTTCGGCGAAAATCCGTGCCGGAGCTTCATGAGCTGCTGGGCAATCAGCCCGCCGGCAGTGCCGGTGCTCAGCTTCTCGCGCTGGCGCCGCTGGTTGGTGGTCGCGAGGTGCTCGCGCAGGCAAGCGAAATTCTGGGGACGGCGTCGGAACGCATCAAGAAGGCTCTGGGTGATCTGGAGTACGTTGCTGACCGCGTGTCCGCGCGCTTTCCAGACGTCAGCCTGGGCTTCGATTTTTGCGAGCTTCGGGGGTACAACTACCACACCGGGTTGGTATTCGCTGCTTTCGGGGCAGGGGGTGAGCAGGCTCTGGCTCAGGGTGGCCGTTACGACGCGATCGGCGAAGATTTCGGTCGTGGGCGTCCGGCTACCGGGTTCAGCGCTGACCTCAGACGGCTCACACTTCTGGCCGATAGTAGCGATGTTGTGGATCACCGTGCGATATACGCACCGGCAGTCGATGACCCGGATCTACAGCGTCGTGTAAGTGAATTGCGCCGTTGCGAAACTGTTATTCAGGCCTTGCCCGACGAGGATTCTCACCGGGCACGCAGCCAATGCGATCGGCAACTTGTGCAGCGTGACGGCAAGTGGCATATCGAGGCTCTGAACGCTCAGTAG
- a CDS encoding NAD(P)/FAD-dependent oxidoreductase: MKLEADTVVIGAGVVGLAIARALARDGRDVLVLEQQSAFGMGISSRNSEVIHAGLYYPEGSLKARLCTTGRRALYDYCASHGVPYRRCGKWVIATHPEQEPALAEVEQRAAANGVTLDRLSTRSRAAEPDLNIVAGLASPETGIIDSHQLMLALIGELEDAGGRVAYNAPVEFAEARGTGHLLRVGGELECEILCRQAVNAAGLNAAGLARQWGGFDKSRVPALHMARGHYFSYSGAHPFTRLIYPVPEPGGLGIHLTLDLAGQARFGPDVQWITQEDYQVPVDRAGHFRDSIAQWWRGFDPARLKPAYSGIRPKLSGPGKDPADFFIEGPEEHGIEGLVVLLGIESPGLTASLAISELVRDKLAH, translated from the coding sequence ATGAAACTGGAGGCAGACACTGTCGTCATCGGTGCCGGCGTCGTCGGGCTCGCGATAGCCCGTGCGCTGGCCCGAGACGGGCGAGATGTGCTGGTGCTGGAACAGCAGTCAGCCTTTGGCATGGGGATATCTTCCCGAAACAGCGAGGTCATCCATGCCGGGCTCTACTATCCAGAAGGCTCGTTGAAAGCCAGGCTCTGCACGACCGGGCGGCGCGCGCTCTACGACTATTGTGCAAGCCATGGCGTACCGTACCGTCGCTGCGGGAAGTGGGTCATAGCAACTCATCCAGAACAGGAGCCCGCGCTGGCCGAGGTGGAGCAGCGGGCTGCCGCCAATGGGGTGACGCTCGATCGCCTATCCACGCGCTCACGGGCGGCGGAGCCGGACCTCAACATAGTGGCCGGGCTCGCGTCACCCGAAACCGGTATCATTGACAGTCACCAGTTGATGCTCGCTCTGATCGGTGAACTTGAAGATGCAGGTGGACGCGTCGCCTACAACGCGCCCGTCGAGTTCGCAGAAGCACGAGGGACAGGGCATCTGCTTCGTGTCGGTGGCGAACTGGAGTGCGAAATATTATGCCGGCAGGCGGTCAACGCTGCGGGGCTGAATGCCGCTGGACTGGCCCGGCAATGGGGCGGGTTCGACAAAAGCCGGGTCCCGGCGCTGCACATGGCCCGGGGCCACTACTTCAGTTATAGCGGGGCACACCCGTTCACGCGCCTTATCTATCCCGTGCCTGAGCCTGGCGGACTCGGTATCCATCTCACCCTCGATCTTGCGGGTCAGGCCAGGTTCGGACCCGACGTACAGTGGATCACCCAGGAGGACTATCAGGTCCCGGTGGACCGCGCCGGACACTTCCGTGACTCGATTGCCCAATGGTGGCGGGGTTTCGATCCCGCCCGGCTAAAGCCGGCCTATTCAGGCATCAGACCCAAACTCAGCGGCCCCGGCAAGGATCCGGCAGACTTCTTCATCGAAGGGCC
- a CDS encoding kinase — MSTKGRLKPATLILTVVATIAATVAVLEYYGVLKHSLDKSALPVGDFKAIYLADGESFRLSPSKPEVHAECHRGYLVIASNTDEKMRGLLVDFKNRGVACTAASTAEPATESAD, encoded by the coding sequence ATGAGCACAAAGGGGAGGCTCAAGCCCGCCACCTTGATCCTGACAGTTGTCGCTACCATAGCAGCGACGGTTGCCGTGCTGGAGTACTACGGCGTGCTGAAGCACTCGCTCGATAAGAGCGCCTTGCCCGTGGGAGACTTCAAGGCCATCTATCTCGCCGATGGCGAGAGTTTTCGCCTGTCCCCCAGTAAACCCGAGGTGCATGCCGAGTGTCACCGCGGCTATCTGGTTATCGCATCCAATACCGACGAAAAAATGCGCGGCCTGCTGGTAGACTTCAAAAACCGCGGCGTCGCCTGCACGGCAGCCAGTACCGCCGAACCGGCCACTGAATCCGCTGACTAA
- the hflK gene encoding FtsH protease activity modulator HflK has protein sequence MAWNEPGGNRNDQDPWGTGRRGGGDQGPPDLDEALRKGLDKINKLFGGKGGGGQGGKRGSSGSGFGPILAIIAIVAVGFLVVQSVYTVDEQERAVVLRFGKYHKTVNPGLQFRIPLIDDVRKVQVTNVRSTQTSKQMLTEDENIVNVDLQVQYRISDAQAYVLNVRDPSETLRFATDSSLRHEVGGSDLDEVLTTGRAALAVQVQQRLQSFLDAYGAGLQVVKVNVESTQPPQQVQAAFEDVQRAREDEQRLIEEAQTYRNRVVPEARGRAQRMIEEGTAYRAQIVETAAGETQRFLALLDVFAESPDVTRERLYIETMEKVLGRTSKILVDVDGGNNMMYLPLDRLTQGRANNEQTEGAPDISDTAALDMETLTDRVIQELQNRQGTTTRRAR, from the coding sequence ATGGCCTGGAATGAACCGGGTGGCAACCGTAACGACCAGGATCCCTGGGGGACCGGGCGACGGGGTGGTGGCGATCAGGGTCCGCCAGATCTGGATGAGGCACTTAGAAAAGGCCTGGACAAGATCAATAAGCTCTTTGGCGGCAAAGGGGGCGGCGGTCAGGGTGGCAAGCGTGGCAGTTCAGGTAGCGGTTTTGGGCCTATCCTCGCCATTATTGCAATTGTGGCAGTTGGTTTTCTTGTGGTTCAGTCGGTGTATACGGTCGATGAGCAGGAGCGGGCCGTTGTATTGCGTTTCGGCAAGTACCACAAAACGGTCAACCCGGGGCTTCAGTTCCGTATCCCGCTCATCGACGACGTCCGCAAGGTTCAGGTAACCAATGTTCGGTCGACCCAGACCTCGAAGCAGATGCTTACCGAGGATGAGAACATCGTTAACGTCGACCTGCAGGTGCAGTACCGGATCTCTGATGCTCAAGCCTACGTGCTTAACGTGCGCGACCCGTCAGAAACGCTTCGGTTCGCGACGGACAGCTCCTTGCGTCACGAAGTGGGTGGCTCCGACCTGGACGAAGTGCTTACAACCGGCCGGGCTGCATTGGCTGTTCAGGTTCAGCAGCGACTGCAATCGTTCCTCGATGCGTATGGGGCCGGTTTGCAGGTCGTGAAAGTCAACGTGGAAAGCACGCAGCCTCCACAACAGGTTCAAGCCGCGTTTGAAGATGTTCAGCGCGCGCGGGAAGACGAGCAGCGTCTTATTGAAGAAGCCCAGACCTATCGTAACAGGGTCGTGCCGGAAGCTCGGGGTCGTGCCCAGCGTATGATCGAGGAAGGTACCGCTTACCGCGCCCAGATCGTTGAGACCGCGGCAGGTGAAACCCAGCGATTCCTTGCTTTACTGGACGTCTTCGCAGAGTCGCCAGATGTAACCCGTGAGCGCCTTTATATTGAGACCATGGAGAAGGTGCTCGGCCGTACCAGCAAAATACTGGTGGACGTAGATGGGGGTAATAACATGATGTACCTGCCTCTGGACCGTCTGACCCAGGGCCGGGCCAATAACGAGCAGACTGAAGGTGCTCCGGATATTTCGGACACGGCGGCCCTGGACATGGAAACGCTGACCGACCGGGTCATCCAGGAATTGCAGAACAGACAGGGCACCACCACCCGGAGGGCACGTTAA